Proteins encoded in a region of the Bombyx mori chromosome 23, ASM3026992v2 genome:
- the LOC101742072 gene encoding uncharacterized protein LOC101742072 isoform X2 has product MPELVEQMYCSEQIVIPPKYPYILKRYCKAAIKTQPYDLLRWSYEYFNALAQHRPPPVKLRLEYPVFTTEGGLTRGCLKVLSNQLSTMNELPLNVVETAWQGFCLDPQELARILCLCEVHKRKESVPYLHFMAVAGGLLTKSLTNTMVLLCEALTKEPDGGSAAIPVKDFILMYKFLATIDASRDVKYYNGYREGHVPESDIEPEEETQNFEEEEEEDGVSDDYWPDEKNLQMLPLINDKVSRTTRLSLKLNMPIIGKIERSPSVERAETIERENYMRERKGRPVSNEDIEKKLREMSSAKLNQDAQKEGMVAGRQMSTTSGEFIVQHVEKEIMEYIDEQIAVLPDPDLKKKKAKPEEVEMLRGLLDAFIDETMEILAPEVEEAEEEEQPVPEVIVVYAVPGIGGPVDEATINDFIDYALDVSKVQNDLFMPRNVRHFLCPPLEKFKDVKYDTKLEKEEIPTGGVFTD; this is encoded by the exons ATGCCTGAATTAGTGGAGCAGATGTACTGCTCGGAGCAGATTGTGATTCCACCAAAATATCCTTACATCCTGAAAAGATACTGCAAAG CGGCTATAAAAACTCAACCCTACGACCTGCTTCGTTGGTCCTACGAGTACTTCAATGCTCTGGCTCAGCACCGCCCTCCTCCGGTCAAACTGAGGCTTGAGTATCCCGTGTTCACAACCGAGGGAGGCCTCACACGAGGATGCTTGAAGGTCCTCTCTAATCAG TTGTCAACAATGAACGAACTGCCTCTCAATGTTGTGGAAACCGCATGGCAGGGGTTCTGCCTTGATCCTCAGGAGTTGGCCAGGATCTTGTGTCTATGCGAAGTTCATAAGAGAAAGGAAAGCGTGCCCTATCTCCATTTCATGGCTGTAGCTGGTGGTCTACTGACTAAG AGCCTTACAAACACAATGGTACTGCTATGTGAAGCCCTAACGAAGGAACCGGACGGTGGTTCCGCTGCGATACCAGTTAAAGACTTCATATTGATGTACAAGTTCTTGGCGACAATAGATGCTTCACGCGACGTGAAATATTACAACGGATACAGAGAAG GTCATGTCCCTGAATCCGACATCGAGCCAGAAGAAGAAACACAGAActttgaagaagaagaagaagaagac GGTGTCTCAGACGATTACTGGCCAGATGAAAAGAACTTACAAATGTTGCCATTGATCAATGATAAAGTGTCGCGCACGACGCGATTGAGCCTGAAGCTAAATATGCCGATAATTGGGAAAATCGAACGGTCGCCTTCCGTCGAACGAGCTGAAACGATTGAGAGGGAAAATTATATGAGAGAGAGAAAAG GTAGACCTGTATCGAATGAAGATATAGAA AAGAAACTGCGCGAAATGAGTTCTGCTAAGCTTAATCAAGATGCGCAGAAGGAAG GAATGGTGGCCGGACGCCAAATGTCGACTACAAGCGGGGAGTTCATCGTGCAACACGTGGAGAAGGAGATCATGGAGTACATAGATGAGCAGATCGCCGTTCTCCCTGATCCGGACCTCAAGAAAAAGAAG GCTAAACCAGAGGAAGTCGAAATGCTGCGTGGTCTACTCGATGCTTTTATTGATGAGACCATGGAGATCCTGGCTCCCGAAGTCGAAGAAGCGGAGGAAGAGGAACAGCCTGTGCCCGAA GTAATAGTTGTGTATGCTGTCCCCGGAATCGGCGGGCCAGTCGACGAAGCGACCATCAATGACTTTATCGATTACGCCCTGGACGTTTCCAAAGTCCAGAATGACCTGTTCATGCCGAGGAACGTGAGGCATTTCTTGTGCCCGCCTTTGGAGAA aTTCAAGGACGTGAAGTATGATACGAAATTGGAGAAAGAAGAAATACCGACCGGTGGAGTTTTCACTGATTAG
- the LOC101742072 gene encoding uncharacterized protein LOC101742072 isoform X1, which translates to MPELVEQMYCSEQIVIPPKYPYILKRYCKAAIKTQPYDLLRWSYEYFNALAQHRPPPVKLRLEYPVFTTEGGLTRGCLKVLSNQLSTMNELPLNVVETAWQGFCLDPQELARILCLCEVHKRKESVPYLHFMAVAGGLLTKSLTNTMVLLCEALTKEPDGGSAAIPVKDFILMYKFLATIDASRDVKYYNGYREGHVPESDIEPEEETQNFEEEEEEDGVSDDYWPDEKNLQMLPLINDKVSRTTRLSLKLNMPIIGKIERSPSVERAETIERENYMRERKGRPVSNEDIEKKLREMSSAKLNQDAQKEDTQKQKDTIPESNELKVIVIDEEGNEIPFEIYGEPNVEPIDSDEDIAEEILDEHPTEEEPKESENDRIALFVAESYQAREERLQDLERTFDEIKAIVARFKAANYDLGMVAGRQMSTTSGEFIVQHVEKEIMEYIDEQIAVLPDPDLKKKKAKPEEVEMLRGLLDAFIDETMEILAPEVEEAEEEEQPVPEVIVVYAVPGIGGPVDEATINDFIDYALDVSKVQNDLFMPRNVRHFLCPPLEKFKDVKYDTKLEKEEIPTGGVFTD; encoded by the exons ATGCCTGAATTAGTGGAGCAGATGTACTGCTCGGAGCAGATTGTGATTCCACCAAAATATCCTTACATCCTGAAAAGATACTGCAAAG CGGCTATAAAAACTCAACCCTACGACCTGCTTCGTTGGTCCTACGAGTACTTCAATGCTCTGGCTCAGCACCGCCCTCCTCCGGTCAAACTGAGGCTTGAGTATCCCGTGTTCACAACCGAGGGAGGCCTCACACGAGGATGCTTGAAGGTCCTCTCTAATCAG TTGTCAACAATGAACGAACTGCCTCTCAATGTTGTGGAAACCGCATGGCAGGGGTTCTGCCTTGATCCTCAGGAGTTGGCCAGGATCTTGTGTCTATGCGAAGTTCATAAGAGAAAGGAAAGCGTGCCCTATCTCCATTTCATGGCTGTAGCTGGTGGTCTACTGACTAAG AGCCTTACAAACACAATGGTACTGCTATGTGAAGCCCTAACGAAGGAACCGGACGGTGGTTCCGCTGCGATACCAGTTAAAGACTTCATATTGATGTACAAGTTCTTGGCGACAATAGATGCTTCACGCGACGTGAAATATTACAACGGATACAGAGAAG GTCATGTCCCTGAATCCGACATCGAGCCAGAAGAAGAAACACAGAActttgaagaagaagaagaagaagac GGTGTCTCAGACGATTACTGGCCAGATGAAAAGAACTTACAAATGTTGCCATTGATCAATGATAAAGTGTCGCGCACGACGCGATTGAGCCTGAAGCTAAATATGCCGATAATTGGGAAAATCGAACGGTCGCCTTCCGTCGAACGAGCTGAAACGATTGAGAGGGAAAATTATATGAGAGAGAGAAAAG GTAGACCTGTATCGAATGAAGATATAGAA AAGAAACTGCGCGAAATGAGTTCTGCTAAGCTTAATCAAGATGCGCAGAAGGAAG ATACACAGAAACAGAAGGACACGATACCAGAATCAAACGAATTAAAAGTCATTGTTATTGATGAAGAAGGAAACGAGATACCATTCGAGATATACG GGGAGCCAAATGTAGAACCAATTGATTCTGATGAAGATATTGCTGAAGAAATTCTCGATGAGCACCCGACAGAGGAAGAACCTAAGGAGAGCGAAAACGATAGAATCGCATTATTCGTTGctgaa AGTTATCAGGCTCGCGAAGAGCGCTTACAAGATTTGGAAAGAACCTTTGACGAGATCAAAGCGATCGTGGCAAGATTTAAAGCTGCAAATTATGATCTGG GAATGGTGGCCGGACGCCAAATGTCGACTACAAGCGGGGAGTTCATCGTGCAACACGTGGAGAAGGAGATCATGGAGTACATAGATGAGCAGATCGCCGTTCTCCCTGATCCGGACCTCAAGAAAAAGAAG GCTAAACCAGAGGAAGTCGAAATGCTGCGTGGTCTACTCGATGCTTTTATTGATGAGACCATGGAGATCCTGGCTCCCGAAGTCGAAGAAGCGGAGGAAGAGGAACAGCCTGTGCCCGAA GTAATAGTTGTGTATGCTGTCCCCGGAATCGGCGGGCCAGTCGACGAAGCGACCATCAATGACTTTATCGATTACGCCCTGGACGTTTCCAAAGTCCAGAATGACCTGTTCATGCCGAGGAACGTGAGGCATTTCTTGTGCCCGCCTTTGGAGAA aTTCAAGGACGTGAAGTATGATACGAAATTGGAGAAAGAAGAAATACCGACCGGTGGAGTTTTCACTGATTAG